A part of Ursus arctos isolate Adak ecotype North America chromosome X, UrsArc2.0, whole genome shotgun sequence genomic DNA contains:
- the FATE1 gene encoding fetal and adult testis-expressed transcript protein has product MAGGPPSIKEEMETSMAEELVPGSYMQGQEHLVIAEMMEHGSQSLGASQRRQRLDTKTAGSAAGQPVWNMTATRPKKAGPQMPIPRMLREAGHGDAHPREYPSGFQNMRFHYERNPEADMVAEIGLEELNGLEMEVMRRQLHVITSRLRALEDQGATWRHRDALFFTMLVSACVANLWLWMRQ; this is encoded by the exons ATGGCAGGAGGCCCCCCTAGCATCAAGGAGGAGATGGAAACATCCATGGCTGAAGAGCTGGTTCCTGGAAGCTACATGCAAGGCCAAGAGCACCTGGTGATAGCAG AAATGATGGAGCATGGATCCCAGTCCTTGGGTGCCTCTCAGCGGCGTCAAAGGTTGGATACAAAGACTGCTGGCTCTGCTGCAGGTCAACCGGTTTGGAATATGACTGCCACCCGGCCCAAGAAAGCG GGACCCCAGATGCCAATACCCAGAATGTTGAGAGAAGCAGGCCATGGTGATGCGCACCCCCGGGAGTATCCTAGTGGCTTCCAAAACATGAGGTTCCATTATGAGCG CAACCCAGAGGCAGATATGGTGGCAGAGATTGGCCTGGAAGAGCTAAATGGACTGGAGATGGAAGTCATGAGAAGACAG CTGCACGTGATCACCAGCCGGCTGCGAGCCCTGGAGGACCAGGGTGCCACCTGGCGCCACAGGGATGCTCTGTTCTTCACCATGCTGGTGTCGGCCTGCGTGGCCAACCTGTGGCTGTGGATGCGCCAGTGA